GTCGCCGGGGTGACCGGCGGGAATCGCCAGGTGCGCGGTCAGGCCCGGCTCGGTGGTCGACATCGGCCATATATGGAGGTCGTGGACCGTGGCGACGCCCGGCAGCGTGGCCAGCGCCTCCTTGACCCGATCGTAGTCGATCCCGCGCGGCACGGCGGCAAGCGCCATCTCCACCGTCTCGCGCAGCAGCCCCCAGGTCTGCCAGAAGATCACCACCGCGATGACGAGGCTGGTCAGCGGGTCGATCCATGCCTTGCCGGTCAGCCAGATTACAATGCCCGCAACGACGACCCCGGCCGAGACCAGTGCGTCGGACAGCATGTGGAGATAGGCGCCGCGGACGTTGACGTCGCCCTTTCGGCCGCGCGCAAACAGCCACGCGGTCACCGCGTTGACGACGATCCCGAGCCCGGCGACCGCAGACACGTCCAGCCCGGCGACCGCCGGTGCATCGCCGAAGCGCTGTACCGCTTCCAGCCCGATCGCGCCGATCGCGACCAGCAGCAACAGTGCGTTGGCGAGCGCGGCGAGGATCGTCGAGCTCTTCAGGCCATAGGTGAAGCGCTTCGACGGCGCCTTGCGGGCCAGCGCCGCGCCGCCCCAGGCGACCGCGAGCCCCAGCACGTCGGACAGATTGTGCCCGGCATCGGCAAGCAGCGCGACCGAGCCAAACAGGAATCCGGCGCTCGCCTCCGCGACGACATAGGCGAGGTTGAGCGCTATGCCGATGGCGAAGACGTGGTCCCAGCGCTCGGGCGGGGCGGCATGGACGTGGCCGTGCGCATGGCCGTGCCCGTGGCTATGCCCATGGCCGTGCCCGTGGTCATGTCCGTTATCCTGGTGATGATGCCCATGCCCCATGCGCCGCCTCTATCATCGAAGCTTCCCCGAGGGGAGAGGTCACCGGCGTGTGGCGAACCAGATAACGTGGGTCGCGCCCTTGCCATTCTCGCGGGCACGGACCTTCACTTCTTCTACGTCGAACCCGCTGTCGCCCAGCCTGCGTGCGAAGCGCGGATCGGGCGCGGCCGACCACACGGCGAGCACCCCGCCGGCGCGCAGCGCGCTGTGCGCCGCGGCAAGACCGCGCGGGCCATAGAGGCCGTCATTGCCGGGGCGGGTCAGGCCGTCGGGTCCATTGTCGACGTCGAGCAGGATCGCGTCGTAGCGTCGCGCCGCGCTGCGGATCGTCGCACCAACGTCGCCGATCACCAGCGCGACGCGCGGATCGTCGAGGCAGCCGTCGGCCAGCGCTGCCATCGGGCCGCGCGCCCATTCGATGATGCCGGGCACCAGTTCGGCGACCGTGACGCTGGCGTCGGGGCCGAGCTGCGCGAGCACCGCGCGGAGCGTGAAGCCCATGCCGTAGCCGCCGACCAGCAAGTGTGGGGCGGGGCGATCGGCCAGACGGTCGCAGGTCATCGTCCCGAGCGCAACTTCCGAGCCGCTCATCCGCGTGCTCATCAGCTCGTTGCGCTCGAGCACGATCATGAAGTCGGCGCCGCGCCGGAACAGTCGGAGCGGCGGGCCATCCGGCACCTCCGCCACGCCGACCAGTTCGGGGCGGATCACTTCTTCTGGCGGGCCTTGCGCGCGGCGTAGCGCGCGTCGCGTGCCGCCTTCAGCTCCGCCGCGGTCGGCAGAACCGGCGGACGCTTCGACGCCGCGGCGGCCTCGGCCGCGGCCGTCGCCTCGGCAGCGGCCTGTACGCGGGCTTCTTCCTTGGCGGCCTTTTCTGCGTCGATCGCAGCCTTGCGCTGCGCACGCTTGTCGGCCTCGGCGGCTTCCTTGGCCTCGCGTGCGGCAAGGCGCGCGGCGACTTCGGCGGGATCGGGGGCGGCCTTGTTCTTCAATGCTTCGAGCGCGCGCTGCTTCGCGTCGCGAGCTGCCGCGGCGCGTTCGTTGAAGTCGGGGGCCTTGTAACCTGCCATGCCGGGATGGTCTCCTCTGGGGGTCGAACGGCCGCGAACGGCCAATAGCACAACGGCCCCGCATCGCTGCGGAGCCGTCGGGAAAGCTGGTGAGCCTAGCCGCTACACCGTCGGCCGCAGGCAATACGCGGATGTGCCACGCGGCGCAACCGCTTTATCATCCGGCGTCGAGCGCGAGCCGTCCCAGCGACGGGTCGTCGGTGAAGAACGCGTCGACGCCCAGCGCAATGTAGCGGCGCATTTCGGCGACGGAGCCGGCCGGGTTGCGCGCGCTTTCACCGGCATCGTTGCGGAAGTCGGCCGCGAGGAAGCGGTTTTCGGGCCGAAAGGTCCATGGGCAGACCTGCAGGCCCGCGGCATGCGCGTCGGCCACCAGCGTCGTCGCGGCGGCAAGCCGCCCGTCGGCGCCGAGCGGGATCAGCGCACGGGTGTTGGGCGCGATGACGTCCGCATAGCGTGCCATCTCGCGCAGCCCGGCAGGGGTGGTCATCGTGCGGTAATCGAGTGTGCCGCCGTTTTTTGCGACGTCGGCGGGATGCTGCGCGGGGTCGCCGATCAGCTGGACGAGCCGGACGTTGCCGCCCTGCGGCAGCTTGCCGCGGAGGTAACGCAGGTTTGCGACCTCGAAGGACTGCACCTGCACCGGATGGCGGCGCGTGTACGCGTGCGCGGCGAGCAAGGCGAGGAAGCGATCCTCGACCGGCAGGCCGACGCCCGCGAAATAGGTGGAGTGTTTCAATTCGGGGACCAGCCCGATCGTGCGCCCGCGCGCCGCGGCTTCGGCGGCGGTGAAGTCCGCGATCTCCTCGAACGAGACGATCTGGAACGCGCCGTCGTAGCCGCGGCTTTCGGGTCGGATCGCGCCTAGCCGTTCCTTCGCACGCAGGGTCTTCAGCTCGGCAAAGGTAAAGTCCTCGGTGAACCAGCCGGTCTGCGCCTCCCCGTCGATGGTCTTGGTCGTGCGCCGCGCTGCGAAGGCGGGATGGTCGGCGATGTCGGTGGTCTCGGCAATATTGTTCTCGTGCCGCGCCACCAGCACGCCGTCCCTGGTGGGAACCAGATCGGGTTCGATGAAGTCGGCGCCGTCCGCGATCGCCTTGGCGTAGGCGCCGAGCGTATGCTCGGGGCGGAGCGCCGAGGCGCCGCGGTGCGCGAACACCAGCGGCTTCGGGCGGACCGGCGCCGCACCGGCGGTGGAGGCCACCCCCAGTGCGACGGCAGATCCGATGGCGGCGCGGCGCGTCATCACGGTCAGAAGCCGGCGCTGAGCGTGACGAACGCCTGGCGCGGGGCGAGCGGGAAGAAATTGTACGTGCCCGACGCCGCAGCGATGCTGAGCGTCGATGCCGCACGCTTGTCGGTGATGTTGGTGACGTTCACGCTGACGTTCAGCTTCTTGGCCAGCCCTTCGCCGGAGACGGGCAGGTCGAAGCCGACGCGGCCCGACAGCGTGAAATAGCCCGGCACCTTCAGGTCGTTCGTGAACGTGGCATAGCGCTGTCCGATATAATCGCCGATCAGCTGCAGCTCCAGCCCGTCGCCGCTGAGCGTCGCCACGGTCTTGTTCAGCCATTCCGGCGAGCCCGGCACCTTCTTGCCCGCGGTCGGCACCACTGTCTGCGCCGCACCGACCGTATAGTCATCGGCATAGCGGGAGTTGTTGTAGGAAAGCGCATTGTAGAGCGAGAAGCGGTCGCCGAAGCGCAGCGTCGCGGCTGCGTCGACGCCGTCGGTCTTAACGCTGCCGACATTGGCGATGATCGGTGCGCCGCTGATGATCGCGGTGATCGTCTGCGTCGGACTGATCGCGAGCAGCCGGTTCGAGAAGTCGACGTGGTAGTAGCTGATCTGCCCCTCGAATCCGGTCAACGGCCCGAGATCGAGCGCACGGCGCGTGCGGATACCGCCTTCGTAGGTCCAGCTCGTCTCCGGCTTGGCGTTATCCTTGAAGAACTCGAACAGCGTCTGGCTGCCGAGCGCGAACGGCGACAGGCCGGCGGCGGCGCTGGTCTGGAATTGGCGGATGTTCTTCTGCGCGTTGACGAACACCTGCTCGTGGTCGGTCGCGTCCCACAGGACGCCGGCCTGCGGCAGGAACCATTCGTCGGTGTTGATCCGCCCGACCGGCAGTTCGCGCGAACCCGAGAACGAGCCTGGGATCGGCTGCACCGGCACGCGCTGGCGCGCATGCTGGAACGTGCTTTTGAAGCCGGCCTGGAGCGTCAGCGTGGGGATGACCCTCCACGCGTCCTGGATGTGCGCCTGGATCTCGGTGACGCGGATTTCGCTGCCGTATTGCGTGATCAGCGGATCGGCGAGGTCCAGCGGGCGGTCGTAGGGCGAGGACGGGTTGGCGACGTCCAGCGCATACCAGCGGCGATACGCCGACGAGCTTTGATGTTCGTACCAGCCGCCCAGCTCGAACGTGTGATTGCCGAGCTCGGCGCGCAGCGTGGAGATTCCGCCGACCCGGTCGATGCGATATTCGGTGGTGCGGGTCGCGAGGCCCGAGCCGCCGAAGATCGTCGAGAGACGTGCGAGGTTGGTCGGCGCGGTCGGGCTGCTGCCGGCCACGCCGGGGTAGTAGAAGGAGAAGAGCTGCGGCAGCCCGGCGACGGTGATCGGGCCGGCGACGATGCCGACGCCGTCGTTGTGGTGGAAGTACGCCTGGTTGGAGAAGGTCACGCGATCGGTGACGTTCCAGTCGTACTTGACGTAGCCGAGGTAATCGGTGCGCAGCGCGGCGCTGTAGTAGTTGCTGTAGTTCGCACCCGACGCGGCATAGCTGGCGGCGTTGTTATAGGGCAGGCGATTGGCGAGATACGCCTGCATTCCGGTGAAATCGGGATACAGGAACGGCCGGATATACGGTTGATAGGTCTGCGACGCGGAGACGACGGTGGCGTCCTCGTTCGGTTCGGCCTTGTCGGAATAGGCGAAATACGCGGTCAGCTTGCCGTTGGCATCGTCGTGGACCAGCTTGGCATTGGCCTGCCAGCCTTTCTGATAGCCCTCGAAATCCCACGCCCGCGCGCGCTGGCGCACGCCCGACACGTAGAAGCGCGTGTTCTGGCCGATGTCCCCGCTATCGACGCGGACGTAGCTGCGCGTCGCGTCGTAGCTGCCGACGGTCTGCGCCGCGGAGATACCGAAGGTGGCTTTCGGATCGCTGGTGAAGGTGTCGATCGTCCCGCCGAGGTTGCTGGTCGAGGCGGTGCCGAGGTCGCCCGCGCCCGATGCGAGCAGCACGCGCCCGACGTTTTCGGAAATGACTGCGCGCTGGGGGCTCAGGCCGTTGTAATTGCCGTATTGCTGGTCGCCGAGCGGCACGCCGTCGAGCGTGTAACCAAGCTGTTGCGCGTTGAAGCCGTGCACGAACAGCGAAATATTCTGCTCGTTGCTACCCCACGGATCGGCGGTCAGATAGGTGACGCCGGGCAGCGTCTGCAGCGCCTTTAGCGGGCTGATACCGGGCAGGATCTTCTGGATCTCGGTGGAGGTGATCTGCGCCACGGAGCGTGTCGCGGTGCCGGTGACGACGATGTCGTCGCCGGGCGTCGCGGCGGCGTCGGTCGCCGCGGCCGCATCGGTGGGGGCCGGCGTGGTGGCGACGTTCTGCGCGCGTGCGGGCAGGGGCAGCGCGAGGGCGAGCGGGGCGACGCCCGCGATCAGGAGATGACGCATCTTGAGGTACTTTCGCGAGGAGAAGATCACAGGCCGGTACGCAGCGAGACGAAGAACTGCCGCGGCGCGCCGGCGAGCAGGGTCTGGTTGTCGCCGCTGGCGCCATAGCCGTTCGAGCCGATGGTCGAGACGTAGCGCTTGTCGAGCAGGTTGGTGGCGCTGCCCTCGATCCGGACGCCGTGTAGGCCGCCGAGATCGCCGATCGTGTAGCCGATCGTGGCATCGACCAGCACCCGGTCGCCGACCGACTGGTCGTTGGTATAGGTGAAGTAGCGCTTGCTCATGTAATCGGCGCCGACCCGGGCGACGAAGCGGCCATCGTCGTAGACGACCTCGCCCTTGGCCATGTGGCGCGGGCTGTCGACGACGGTCCGGCCGCGGGTCGCGGTGACGAGCGCACCGTCAGCGCCCAGGACGTTGTCCTTATATTGCGAGTGGTTGTAGGAATAAGACGCGAAGATCGAGAGCGGGGCCGCGATCTTGTAGAGTGCCGTCGCCTCCGCGCCGTAATTCTCCACGCCGCCGACGTTCTGGAGCGTCACCGGATTGCCGACGATGCCCGCGCCGCTGGTCAGCGCGAGCAGTCGGTTGGTGAAATCGACGTAATAGCCCGCCAGCGATCCCTGGAACCCGCCGGCGCGAAAGCGCAGTCCGGCCTCGGCGGTCTTCGACTTTTCCGGACGCAGGCGGTCGCGGATCGTGTCGAACCCGGCTTGCGTCGTGGCGAACGGCGAGGTGCCGACTGCCGCCGCGGTGAAGGCGCGCATGTTCTCGGTATAGTTCACGAACACCTCGGCCGCGCCGAGCCCGTAGACTGCGCCGACCTGCGGCAGGAACCAGTCGCGTGCCGAAATCCTGCCGGCGGCCAGCCCGCTGGCCACGATCGGCGTCGCCTGGTTGGTGACCTCGTACCCCTTCCAGCCGCCATTGATGGTCAGCTGACCCAGCGTCAGGCGATCGCTGACGTAGTACAGCTTGGTGTCGGTCTGGAAATCGGCGTCGAACTGCGTGGCAAACGGGTTCTTCTGGAAACCGAGCACATTGCGCGAGAGCGTCGACTGGTTGGCCAGGCCGTAGAAACGTCGCGCATTGCGGAAGCTGTTCGATTCGTACCAGCCACCCAGCTCGAGATGATTGGCGCCGGTCTCCACCTTCAGCCGCGCGATCGTGCCGCCGCGGGCGATGTCATATTCGGTGGTGCGGATCGACAGCGGTGCCCCGCCCGGCGTGCCGACATACGGCGTCACCCACACGCCCTGGCCGTGGTTGTCGTGGTAATAGCCGGTCATGGTCAGCGTCACTGCCTCGGTCAGCGGCGCATCGAGCGTGATCCCGGTCAGGTAATCGCGGCGCAGCCCGGCGGCGTCGTAATAGGCATCGTCGACCGTGGCATAAGGCGACGGGAAGGTCAGTCCGGCGGTTGGATAAGGCAGCGCGGCGGTCGCCGAATCTTTGCGGGTCCGCTGGTTGCTGTAGATTTGCGCGAACTGCAACGCGCGGGCGTAATCGGGGGCGAGATTGTCGGAATCATAGCCCAGCCGCCGGATCATATCGAGGCTGAGATCCTGATAGTCGTTCTCGCGCCGGTCCGAGAAGTTGAAGAAGGCACTGATCGAGCCGCGCTCGCCGATATCCTGCACCAGCTTGGCGTTCGCCTGGTGCTGGCGCTGAACGCCGTCGCCCTTCCACTTGCCGGCCTCGAGATAGCCGTAGCTCAAATACCCGCGCAGCCCGCCGCCGGTCAGGTCGCCGCTGTCGACCCGCACGAACCCGCGATAGGTGTCGTTCGAGCCATAGGTGCCCGACGCCGCGATCCCGAACGCGTCGGACGGCCGTCGCGAGAAGAATTGCAGCGTCCCGCCAAGGTTGGACGTCGATGCCTCGCCCAGCGCGCCGGCGCCCTGCGCAACCGTAGTGGCGCCGACGTTCTCCGAAATGATCGCGCGGCTGATGTGCAGGCCGTTGGCGTTGCCGTAGCTCATGTCGCCCAGCGGAATGCCGTCCAGCGTGAAGCCGAGCTGGTTCTGGTTGAAGCCGCGCAGACTGATGCGGCTCGACCATTCGTAGGCGCCGAACGCATCGGCGGACTGGAAATTGACGCCCGGCAGCTTCGCCAGCGCCTTCAGCGGCGTGGTCCCGGGGGTGAGGCGCCCGAGATCGGCGGCGGTGATCGTCTGCACCTGCCGTGCCTGACCGAAGCCGAGTACGACGACTTCGTTGCCCTCGGTCTCGGTCGGCGCATCGGCCGGCGCAGGGGCGGAGGCGGGGACGGGGGCATCCGCGCTGGCGACGGGTGCGACGGGCACATCCTCGGCCTGTACGGGAATGGCGGTGATGGCGAGCAGCGCACTGCCGGGGAGCAGCATCGAACGAAGCATGATCTCGGTTTCCCTTTGACGCCGCGTCTCTTTGGCGCGGCCTTGCCGATCCCCCTGCGCGCCGCTGTTTGCGGGCGCATGACCGTTTGGTTGCCGGGGTGTGACGGTCGCGCGGCGGTTTCGTGACGGCACCCGGCAGGCAGTCTCGTGTAGGCCGCCTCGTGGCGGCGGGGACGACGGCGGCGCGAGCGTAGCGGTTGGTGCCGCTACGCTTGCAAACGGATCAGGCCATCACGTTTCGGCCGCGCGCAACCGTGGCGGTGTGGCCGATCGTCGCGGCGGGCGTGTGCTTCAGGATCGTGTCGACCATGATCCAGTCGTTGCGTACCGCGTCGGCGGCGAGCGTCAGCGCCATGTAGCCGCGGCGCGCGGTGTCGCACCATTTCAGCTCGCAATTCGTGCGTACCAGGTCGGCGGCGATGCGCTTCGGATCGTAGCTGGTCGCACTTTCGAAGCCGGGGGAGGTGACGCTGTGCCCCGCGAACTCGACAGCGGCGGCATGGTCATCGTGCGCAAGGTCGTATGCCCAGGCATTGTGGCTGTCGCCGGAGATCAGCACGGTATTGCCGCCGAGCGCCTGCGCCTGTCGCAGGAAGCGCGTGCGCGCGGCGGGGTAGCCGCCCCAATTGTCGACATTGAACGGCAGGCCGACCGCGGCGGCGGCGATGCCGTTCCGCACATAGCTGCTGCCACGGTCAGTGCTGCCGCGCATCCACGTCGCGGCATCGGCCGGCATGTCGGTCTGCCCCATGATCGTGCCGAAGCCGACCACCTGCCATGTCCGACCGCTGCGCACCGAGGCGGCGAGCGCGTGATCGAGCCAGCTTTCCTGTTGCCAGCCCATCATCGTCGCGCCCGGATCCTGCCATGCGCCATCGCGGAACGCCCGCAGCGCGGCGGTGGGATCGGCGGACCTGAAGAGGCCATCGAGGTCGGGCTGCTGCGTGCGGCCGAGCAGGCGCGTC
The genomic region above belongs to Sphingomonas phyllosphaerae 5.2 and contains:
- a CDS encoding TonB-dependent receptor, producing the protein MRHLLIAGVAPLALALPLPARAQNVATTPAPTDAAAATDAAATPGDDIVVTGTATRSVAQITSTEIQKILPGISPLKALQTLPGVTYLTADPWGSNEQNISLFVHGFNAQQLGYTLDGVPLGDQQYGNYNGLSPQRAVISENVGRVLLASGAGDLGTASTSNLGGTIDTFTSDPKATFGISAAQTVGSYDATRSYVRVDSGDIGQNTRFYVSGVRQRARAWDFEGYQKGWQANAKLVHDDANGKLTAYFAYSDKAEPNEDATVVSASQTYQPYIRPFLYPDFTGMQAYLANRLPYNNAASYAASGANYSNYYSAALRTDYLGYVKYDWNVTDRVTFSNQAYFHHNDGVGIVAGPITVAGLPQLFSFYYPGVAGSSPTAPTNLARLSTIFGGSGLATRTTEYRIDRVGGISTLRAELGNHTFELGGWYEHQSSSAYRRWYALDVANPSSPYDRPLDLADPLITQYGSEIRVTEIQAHIQDAWRVIPTLTLQAGFKSTFQHARQRVPVQPIPGSFSGSRELPVGRINTDEWFLPQAGVLWDATDHEQVFVNAQKNIRQFQTSAAAGLSPFALGSQTLFEFFKDNAKPETSWTYEGGIRTRRALDLGPLTGFEGQISYYHVDFSNRLLAISPTQTITAIISGAPIIANVGSVKTDGVDAAATLRFGDRFSLYNALSYNNSRYADDYTVGAAQTVVPTAGKKVPGSPEWLNKTVATLSGDGLELQLIGDYIGQRYATFTNDLKVPGYFTLSGRVGFDLPVSGEGLAKKLNVSVNVTNITDKRAASTLSIAAASGTYNFFPLAPRQAFVTLSAGF
- a CDS encoding TonB-dependent receptor domain-containing protein; amino-acid sequence: MLRSMLLPGSALLAITAIPVQAEDVPVAPVASADAPVPASAPAPADAPTETEGNEVVVLGFGQARQVQTITAADLGRLTPGTTPLKALAKLPGVNFQSADAFGAYEWSSRISLRGFNQNQLGFTLDGIPLGDMSYGNANGLHISRAIISENVGATTVAQGAGALGEASTSNLGGTLQFFSRRPSDAFGIAASGTYGSNDTYRGFVRVDSGDLTGGGLRGYLSYGYLEAGKWKGDGVQRQHQANAKLVQDIGERGSISAFFNFSDRRENDYQDLSLDMIRRLGYDSDNLAPDYARALQFAQIYSNQRTRKDSATAALPYPTAGLTFPSPYATVDDAYYDAAGLRRDYLTGITLDAPLTEAVTLTMTGYYHDNHGQGVWVTPYVGTPGGAPLSIRTTEYDIARGGTIARLKVETGANHLELGGWYESNSFRNARRFYGLANQSTLSRNVLGFQKNPFATQFDADFQTDTKLYYVSDRLTLGQLTINGGWKGYEVTNQATPIVASGLAAGRISARDWFLPQVGAVYGLGAAEVFVNYTENMRAFTAAAVGTSPFATTQAGFDTIRDRLRPEKSKTAEAGLRFRAGGFQGSLAGYYVDFTNRLLALTSGAGIVGNPVTLQNVGGVENYGAEATALYKIAAPLSIFASYSYNHSQYKDNVLGADGALVTATRGRTVVDSPRHMAKGEVVYDDGRFVARVGADYMSKRYFTYTNDQSVGDRVLVDATIGYTIGDLGGLHGVRIEGSATNLLDKRYVSTIGSNGYGASGDNQTLLAGAPRQFFVSLRTGL
- a CDS encoding glycerophosphodiester phosphodiesterase codes for the protein MTRRAAIGSAVALGVASTAGAAPVRPKPLVFAHRGASALRPEHTLGAYAKAIADGADFIEPDLVPTRDGVLVARHENNIAETTDIADHPAFAARRTTKTIDGEAQTGWFTEDFTFAELKTLRAKERLGAIRPESRGYDGAFQIVSFEEIADFTAAEAAARGRTIGLVPELKHSTYFAGVGLPVEDRFLALLAAHAYTRRHPVQVQSFEVANLRYLRGKLPQGGNVRLVQLIGDPAQHPADVAKNGGTLDYRTMTTPAGLREMARYADVIAPNTRALIPLGADGRLAAATTLVADAHAAGLQVCPWTFRPENRFLAADFRNDAGESARNPAGSVAEMRRYIALGVDAFFTDDPSLGRLALDAG
- a CDS encoding cation diffusion facilitator family transporter — protein: MGHGHHHQDNGHDHGHGHGHSHGHGHAHGHVHAAPPERWDHVFAIGIALNLAYVVAEASAGFLFGSVALLADAGHNLSDVLGLAVAWGGAALARKAPSKRFTYGLKSSTILAALANALLLLVAIGAIGLEAVQRFGDAPAVAGLDVSAVAGLGIVVNAVTAWLFARGRKGDVNVRGAYLHMLSDALVSAGVVVAGIVIWLTGKAWIDPLTSLVIAVVIFWQTWGLLRETVEMALAAVPRGIDYDRVKEALATLPGVATVHDLHIWPMSTTEPGLTAHLAIPAGHPGDTFLHDAQAMLHERFGIGHATLQVETGAHCVLADDTRV
- a CDS encoding DUF6481 family protein, with protein sequence MAGYKAPDFNERAAAARDAKQRALEALKNKAAPDPAEVAARLAAREAKEAAEADKRAQRKAAIDAEKAAKEEARVQAAAEATAAAEAAAASKRPPVLPTAAELKAARDARYAARKARQKK
- a CDS encoding spermidine synthase codes for the protein MIRPELVGVAEVPDGPPLRLFRRGADFMIVLERNELMSTRMSGSEVALGTMTCDRLADRPAPHLLVGGYGMGFTLRAVLAQLGPDASVTVAELVPGIIEWARGPMAALADGCLDDPRVALVIGDVGATIRSAARRYDAILLDVDNGPDGLTRPGNDGLYGPRGLAAAHSALRAGGVLAVWSAAPDPRFARRLGDSGFDVEEVKVRARENGKGATHVIWFATRR